A stretch of DNA from Aspergillus flavus chromosome 3, complete sequence:
ACATACCTGTCCCggtctcttcctccccggaCGACTTCCCTTCTTCTACACCCCCATCCGCCTCTTGTACTCTCACCTCCGCAACCCCCGCTGTCGCTGCCCCCACGACCAGAACTTCCACGTTCACCAGCACTACCAGTTTCACTGGATCTGTAATTGGATCGATCTCGCGACGTAATCGCCGATCTTTTGCTGCTTTGGCCCGTGAAAAGACTTCGAACGCTTTTGCCAATCTCTCGGCCATTGGAGGTACCACCAACGCTACTCTACGTTCTTCAGCCTCGTCCGGAAGCTTGTCGAAACATTCGCGCAAGCTCTCCCAAGTCAGCGTCAGTGAAGCTACAGGAGCGTCGCCGCTGACTCCACCATTATCGGACAGCAGCACGAGCAGTGAGCAATTGAGTAACACACCCATTGAGTCTCCCGCCAACCCGATTACTCCGGCTGTGGCCGAACAAGTCGAAAGGCGCCGTCAGACCCTTCAACACGTCCCATCTTTGGTAGGGCAACAGGCGCAAGCCGTAACTCCATCGAAAATGCATCAAACATCTTCAAGGCTATTGCGTATGACTGAAGATGATCGTCCTTTTACGAAGGTAGGAATTTTTAGAATTcggctttttctcttcctttttattttgcCCCTTCATCCTACTGTTCCAatctgaggaagaaaaaataattttaaaaaaggCACAGCGCTCGAGTATAGACCATTGTTAACGGACTGACTTTTGCAGGATTTTATGGATTTGTTTTCGACATTGATGGTCAGCTTGAAATTGGATTCGCATCGCGTACGATTTACGAGATACGACCACTCGTTCACATCTGAAGAAGCAATCAACAATCTTGGATCCCTCAAATTTTCCCAGTCCAACCGCATGCCAGACCCCAAGGATCCTTCTCGTATTGTTACGACCACTACGACAACCACGTTCTCCATGGCCAAGGAAATGGCCCGCTCAGTGTGCCAACGGTTTGTCGATGCGAGGTTCATTGAATCTGTTGATGGCAAGGCCTCTCAATTTTTCCCATTGAAGGGAGCTTTGTATCAACTTACACCCAAAGGAATTAATATTTTGCAAAGATTTTGCCAGAGGAACGGTATCACCGCACGCCATGTGATCGATGTGCTGGAATCTCCTCGTAATACAATGCAGCTTGTCAACCTGGAGCGCGATTCTGAGACCGATAAGCTATCTCATGATCGTGCCACTATTGAGGTCATCTTTCGCCGGTTTGCTGGCCAAGATGGACCTAATGTCAAGAGCAGCATATCCACCTCCGACTCGGACTCACTGAGCGATTATTCGAATGGTCTGGTTGGAGTGAAGATGGCCAAGGAGCGTAAAATCAACGACAAGATTCTTATCAACACCTTTACTGGAAAAGCCGCGGTAGATTGGTTAATGGACTGTTCGACTACTATCGAACGCCGGGAAACTGTTCTCATTGCTGAGTTGTTCGTCAAATATGGACTGATCACAATGTTGCAGGAGGATAAGTTGATGCCTCTGCCGGATAACTCGATAGTTGGATTCCAGCCCTCCAAGAACGCAATTTATGGCATTACGGAACGAGGCCAGCGAGTTTGTGGGTGGATAGCACGGGACAAGTCTCGCGAGACTACAGCATACGACAGCCGCGGTATTCCAAAGGACTCGAACAACGCTCGGTTGAACCACATTCTTCATGATCCTGCTCTGAGACTTCTTTTCCGTGAATTCCTCCGCTATTCTTTGTGTGAGGAGAACTTGTCCTTCTACTTGGATGTTTCCGAGTTTACTGCAACTTATCACAAGGCGGAGAAGGTTGGCACATTCAAGAAGTCTGACTCTGTTCGTGAGACCCTGGCTGCAGCATATGGTAAGCTCTCGGTTCTCGTCTCACTTCAAGTGCAACCCATACTGACTGTTCGAAAGGTCTTTATAACGCCTTCCTGGCTCCCGGTTCTCCTTGTGAGCTTAATATTGACCACGCACTGCGCAACAGCTTGGCCAGTCGCATGACTAAGGCTGTAGGGGATGACGAATCAATGTTCAAGAGTCTCCAGGAAGTTGTGCACTTGTTTGAGATGGCGCAGACTTCTGTTTTCAAGTTGATGTCAAGTGTGAGTATCTACCCGTCGCTTGGAGAGTTTTATTTGGTCGCTAACCTCGTTACAGGATTCGATCCCGAAGTTTTTGCGCGACCCTAAGTACGCCCATATCCTCCAGGAGCATGATGTCGAGTTGATCGGCGCCACAAGGTCTTATTCGCCAACCCCAGCCAACGTTCCAGAACGCTCGATGAGTCGCTCGGCTCGGTCATGACAATAGACTATACCGTGTACTTGGCGGTCGATTTGTAATTACGACTTTAAGCCGAACTACCCTACCCTGCGGTGGCACAGTACGCAAGGAAGGTCCTAAACTTGGCGTTCCACAGCCGAAGAGTTTGATCATACGTATATGACTCCGGTTGACGACACTTCGACAATGTCAGAACTTCAAACGCCGCAGCGGTTCCTTCGCTTGTCCACTACACGTTGACACGAACACTCCTCCGGTTCTACCATTATCTTCTCTTTACCGGTACCCTATGCACCTTTGAGCCGTTCCACTTCGGCGGCATGATTTTCCTTTGTAATCAAAGTTATCACGACCCATGAAAGATGTTACGATCTCGATGGATCATGTGATAGAGATGACCCACATTGATGGTCTTCCCATATTTATATTCACCCGGTTTTCCAtgtttttttgcttttcttttcatttgtgATTTCTGACCCGTGTGGAGAAATCGGTGAGGAAGGCTGAGACACGAAAGTTTTCCAGCATTAGAGAGgcgtttcttttttactttcaaCCTTTGATTTGGCTTTTTGGCATACACGTGTGGCCTTTTAGAGATTTGTCAGTTTCCCCTTACCTCTTTACTATATTGTCTAgtatctttctcttctttcttcgaccTGCATTATCCTTGTTCAAGAGTTGATGTATATGCTGTCATACCTTCGGCATTCAGCATTGTTCTGCGTATTGATTGCATTTTCAAGGATTCAGCGATTATGGCTTTTCATTTGTCATTCCCCTACTTTATGTCACTACTACATGGATCGTCCTTCGAGATatgcagagaaaagaaagaaaaaaaaatatatatatatatatatatacgaTCCCGATACCTTGATGATCTGATTCTTCTATCACGTGTAGTACAGTTTTAGTAAAAAGGGCGACCCCAAGACCACATGGCAACCACGTGTCAAAACAAAGCCATCGATAAATGTAGAAAAGTGCGCATCCCCGATGAACGTATCAACTTAAGATGTAATTAGCGGGACAAGACCATCCGCGTATGGTATTTAAAATCATCAAGATGGTAAATAACAAAGCTTTAGAAAACTCCTGCACGCCCTCCCTGCATCCACGGCTTCGACGGTTaaaaaaagtagaaaaaTGATAAACAACACAACTAGCTCATCCATCGTTttgtgaaaagaaagaaaaaaagagaaaaatgggCCCAGTAACAAGATGAACACAAGAAGACCAAAATAGATTCTATGGAGACATGACGGAGCAATTGATGAATTTCACGCATAAGACGGCGGATATGAACCATTGAAGGGCGAGGAGAGACGACAAAGGCCGTGACGCTGTTCTGAAACTGCATCTGCGATTACTACCCGAAGAGCATTCGTTGATTCATATATCCAGTGTTTACGCAACCGAGTTATAATTAGTTCAACCCAGCCCCGGGCGAATAGGGGCCGGGCCATCTGTCCTAAAGTCGGAATGGGGCGGAGTGACCGGAGAGATGTGTTTGATGCAGGCGGGAATTTATTCAAGGGCTGAGTTGACGTTGGGCttaggaagaagagaatcGGAGATCATTTGTTGCCCCAACCTCTTTGTTTCATGCCCTCTTCGATCGCAGTCCAGATGCCCTCGACTACTTCGCGATCTCGCCACCGTCCTGCACCGTTAACGCCGCCCTTTTCGTCCCATCGCTCGACGGAGAAGCTTTGGACTCCACGGCCCCAGCCGCGGACTTCGCGCGGGACACCCTCACCACGCCAACCGACGTGGATACCGGTCACGTGCTTGAAGAGTTCGGGTGGGGAGGACCACTTGTAGGACTTGAATTGCCAGGTTTGACCGGTTGTGAAGACGGCGACGAGTCGATTCCAGTAGTCTGGTCTGAAATTGGCTGTGCTGTCGACAAGGATGAACCTGGTTGGTTTTCTGGTTGCGGTTTGGGAGCCGACAGCACGGGATGTTGCGTTGGATGTGTCGGAAAGAATGCGCAGCGGGCGAGATATATACAGAATGTTGGAACTGGGCATAGAGAGAGTGGGGTGGTCGGGAGGTACAAAGACA
This window harbors:
- the flbA gene encoding regulator of G protein signaling domain-containing protein, which codes for MPTISSIPLDQGSPPSSHLRHSHHRLPTQSSLSNIPVPVSSSPDDFPSSTPPSASCTLTSATPAVAAPTTRTSTFTSTTSFTGSVIGSISRRNRRSFAALAREKTSNAFANLSAIGGTTNATLRSSASSGSLSKHSRKLSQVSVSEATGASPLTPPLSDSSTSSEQLSNTPIESPANPITPAVAEQVERRRQTLQHVPSLVGQQAQAVTPSKMHQTSSRLLRMTEDDRPFTKDFMDLFSTLMVSLKLDSHRVRFTRYDHSFTSEEAINNLGSLKFSQSNRMPDPKDPSRIVTTTTTTTFSMAKEMARSVCQRFVDARFIESVDGKASQFFPLKGALYQLTPKGINILQRFCQRNGITARHVIDVLESPRNTMQLVNLERDSETDKLSHDRATIEVIFRRFAGQDGPNVKSSISTSDSDSLSDYSNGLVGVKMAKERKINDKILINTFTGKAAVDWLMDCSTTIERRETVLIAELFVKYGLITMLQEDKLMPLPDNSIVGFQPSKNAIYGITERGQRVCGWIARDKSRETTAYDSRGIPKDSNNARLNHILHDPALRLLFREFLRYSLCEENLSFYLDVSEFTATYHKAEKVGTFKKSDSVRETLAAAYGLYNAFLAPGSPCELNIDHALRNSLASRMTKAVGDDESMFKSLQEVVHLFEMAQTSVFKLMSSDSIPKFLRDPKYAHILQEHDVELIGATRSYSPTPANVPERSMSRSARS